In one Mastacembelus armatus chromosome 19, fMasArm1.2, whole genome shotgun sequence genomic region, the following are encoded:
- the tha1 gene encoding threonine aldolase 1 produces the protein MSFSCRVLFKLLNQSVVASSKAVRPPNAAMLGQSSVRGYYSARRPRLPGPGGAAPVRVVDLRSDTVTKPGRSMRQAMAEAEVGDDVMGEDPTVNELQKIAADMFGMEAALFVPSGTMSNLIAVMVHCRERSDEIIVGDLSHLHIYEQGGSAQLAGVHSTTVTTLPDGTFDLQQLESKIRHDYPDPHYPRSRLICVENTHNIQGGRVLPLNFLQEVRALADKYGLSVHMDGARVMNAAVAQGVPPSTILQHTHTVSVCLSKGLGAPVGTMLAGPQEFITRAERCRKALGGGMRQAGILAAAGKISLLDMVGRLEEDHCNAKTFAQALLECHPPLFTVDMAAVETNILRFYLREPSLSPTEFCASLSQVCEGEEAALGQGIQVLMFPHFGNSVRAVWHFGISSEDTQLAIQKIQFVASQYLKNKL, from the exons ATGTCATTTTCCTGCAGGGTTTTGTTTAAATTGTTGAACCAAAGCGTTGTCGCTTCAAGCAAAGCAGTCCGGCCACCAAATGCAGCCATGCTGGGGCAGAGTTCCGTGCGGGGCTACTACAGTGCCCGGAGACCCAGGCTCCCCGGGCCGGGTGGAGCGGCCCCTGTCCGGGTGGTGGACCTTCGCAGCGACACGGTGACCAAGCCCGGGCGGTCGATGCGCCAGGCCATGGCGGAGGCTGAGGTCGGAGATGACGTGATGGGAGAAGACCCTACAGTTAATG AGTTACAGAAAATTGCAGCTGATATGTTTGGGATGGAGGCCGCACTGTTTGTCCCCAGTGGAACCATGAGTAACCTGATTGCAG TGATGGTGCACTGCAGAGAGCGGAGCGATGAGATCATTGTGGGCGATCTGTCGCATCTACACATCTATGAGCAAGGAGGGAGTGCACAG CTGGCTGGTGTCCACTCCACCACCGTGACCACCCTTCCTGATGGAACATTTGACTTGCAGCAGCTGGAGTCGAAAATTCGCCACGATTACCCAGACCCCCACTACCCTCGCTCACGCCTCATATGTGtggagaacacacacaacatacaagGAGGGCGAGTACTGCCTCTGAacttcctgcaggag GTGCGTGCTTTAGCGGACAAATATGGTTTGTCAGTTCACATGGATGGAGCCAGGGTCATGAACGCTGCTGTGGCCCAGGGGGTACCTCCATCCACCAtactgcagcacacacacacagtcagtgtgtgcCTCTCCAAG GGTTTGGGTGCCCCCGTGGGAACCATGCTGGCTGGACCCCAAGAATTCATAACCCGGGCAGAACGGTGTCGTAAAGCCCTGGGTGGGGGGATGCGGCAGGCTGGTATATTAGCAGCAGCTGGAAAAATATCTCTATTGGATATGGTGGGAAGACTGGAAGAGGATCACTGCAACGCAAAAACCTTTGCTCAAG CTCTCCTTGAGTGTCATCCTCCTCTGTTCACTGTAGAcatggcagctgtggagacaaaCATCCTGCGTTTCTATCTACGGGAGCCCAGTCTAAGTCCCACTGAGTTCTGTGCCTCTCTGAGTCAGGTTTGCGAGGGAGAGGAAGCTGCACTGGGACAAGGAATACAAGTTCTCATGTTCCCTCATTTTGGAAATTCAGTACGAGCTGTGTGGCATTTTGGGATATCCAGTGAAGATACACAGCTGGCCATCCAGAAAATTCAATTTGTGGCTTCTCAGTACTTGAAGAATAAACTCTAA
- the socs3b gene encoding suppressor of cytokine signaling 3b has protein sequence MSSATPSEGRVQGSNFTPHHYKLFSSHAHYQQVMRALRKLQESGFYWGAVSGREASTLLRAEPPGTFLVRDSSDHHYFFTLSVQTARGTKNLRIHSEGRGFFLQPDPQNTQEPPQFDCVLKLIAHYMGKGPDAGRSRDGACGGNPGEAEMKGHNVYLIHTGGERIPLELQRPLPTSLSSLQHMCRRTLNNRGLGGSERVEQLPHTLRDFLEDYDAPI, from the exons ATGAGCAGCGCGACCCCTTCGGAGGGCAGGGTTCAGGGGTCCAACTTTACCCCACATCATTACAAGCTCTTCAGTTCGCATGCACACTATCAACAG GTGATGCGTGCACTGCGTAAGCTCCAGGAGAGTGGGTTTTACTGGGGGGCTGTAAGTGGCCGGGAGGCCAGCACCTTGCTTCGCGCCGAACCGCCCGGCACTTTCCTGGTCCGGGACTCCTCGGACCACCACTACTTCTTCACCCTCTCTGTGCAGACGGCTAGAGGAACCAAGAACCTACGTATCCACAGTGAGGGACGTGGCTTCTTCTTACAGCCCGACCCCCAAAACACTCAAGAACCACCACAGTTTGATTGTGTGCTGAAACTCATAGCACACTACATGGGCAAAGGGCCTGATGCTGGAAGAAGCAGAGACGGGGCATGTGGAGGAAATCCAGGAGAGGCAGAAATGAAGGGACACAACGTTTATCTGATCCACACTGGTGGAGAGAGGATCCCCCTGGAGTTGCAACGACCCCTCCCAACCTCTCTCTCATCCCTGCAGCACATGTGCAGAAGGACCCTAAACAACCGAGGCCTGGGGGGGTCAGAGCGAGTTGAGCAGCTCCCGCACACACTTAGAGACTTCCTGGAGGACTACGATGCTCCTATATGA